The Candidatus Limnocylindrales bacterium nucleotide sequence TGCGGGTCTGCGTCAGCGCCATCGGCAGCTGACCCGACCCGCCATCGGTCAGGTTCGGGTCCTCGCCGGGCAATGGGTACGGATTGCGATGCGCGCTCAGCGGCGTGCCGTAGCGCTCCGCGACCAGCTCGTCGAAGTCGGCCGGACGGTCGGGGAGTCCCCAACGCTCCCACAGCGAGTTGTATTCCGAAGACTCGATCGCCCATGAGCTGGTCGAGCTGTTGCCGCTGAACTCCCAGCCGGCTCCCTGCTGCCCGTTGCCGCCGAGCAGACGTGCGCCGGCGTCGCGCAGTGCCCGCAGCTCGCCGCACGTTGCCGGCTGCTGATCCAGGCAGTCGTACCAGGCAACGTTGAAAACGACGGCGCGGTCGAAAGTCGGCGTGACGAGCGACCGCGGATCGGGCGGCAGCACCTTCTCGTCAGGCTGTCCGTCGCAGTAGCGGAACCAGTAGTGGCCGCCGCGCTCGCTGCCGAGGAGCTTGGACTGCGCCGCCTCCGTGGGCGCGGCCACGAACAGCGAAGCCGCGATGAGGGCGAGGTGGAGAGGACCGAGGAGTAGAGGATGCACAGCGGATCTCCTTTTCCGCGACCGAGCGCGACCCGGAGCTGCCGCCTCGGTTCGCCGGTCCGCGCGTCAATCCCCTCTCGCGACGTGACGAGGCTTCTCCCGAGCCCATCGCGTCCCGTTCGCCCTGATCGTGATCTTACCGGCTGTGCGGATGGCAGCCAGATGGGCCGGCAATGAGCATGCGCGCGGGCCCCGATGGGGGCGGATGTGCAGAGCCGCTGCGCCGCTGTTCCGTCGGCCCCAGCGTTGCGATAGCGTCCGCGCCGGTCATGGCCGCAGGCGCCGACAAGCTTCCGCTCGACCAGATCCGCCGCAGGTACGTGGAGAAGAAACGGCCGCTGCCCCACGACGTCGAGGCGGCGCTGCGCGCCGATCCGCGCGCGGCCGCCCGCGCGATCCTGGCGGCGGTCGAGAAGCGCCGGCACGCCAACCGCGCCGAAGGCCAGCGGCTCCGGCATCTGTTTCGCTTCGAGCAGGAGGTGTGGGCGACCGGCGTGACGCGCATAGCGGGCGTGGACGAAGCCGGGATGTCACCGCTTGCCGGCCCGGTCGTGGCCGGCGCCGTCATCCTGCCCGTCGGCTGGCGGCACGCCGGCATCGACGACTCCAAGAAGCTCGATGCCCAGGAACGCGACCGCCTGGCGCTTCAGATCAAGGCCAATGCGGTGGCGTGGGGCGTCGGTGTGGTCGCACCGGAGGAGATCGACCGCCTCAACATCTACTGGGCGGGGCTGCTGGCGATGAAGCGCGCCGTGGAGGCGCTCGGCATCACTCCCGAGCACCTCTTCATCGACGCGCGAAAGCTCGCCGACGTGCCGATTCCGCAGAAATCGATCGTGCACGGCGACGCGCTGAGCTTCTCCATTGCGGCCGCCAGTATCATCGCCAAGACCACGCGCGACGCCATCATGGTCGAGCTCGACCGCAAGCATCCCGGCTACGGCTTTGCGCGCCACAAGGGGTACCCGGTCCCCGAGCACTACTCCGCCCTCGACCGCCTCGGTGCCTGCCCAATCCACCGCCGTTCCTTCGCGCCGGTGCGCAAGGCTCTGGGGCTGGACCCGGTGCAGACCGAGATGTTTCCGCTGGAGCCGCCGTGCGCGGAGCGCGTCTCCGACGGCGTATCGATGCAGCCGCTCAGCGATCCCGTCCTCCTCGACGGCGCTGCGGTGCAGCCGCCTGTCGAGCACGTCAGCGGCGAGGCAGCGATGCAGGCGTCGGGTGCGCCCGCCGCCGACGCCTGAGCGCCCGTACCGCTTCCCTTTGCGCCGCTTCGCACCCGCCGCTTTCCGCCGATCGGCGTGATCCGCAATCCGATCGTCGCAACCTGACGTTCTACTGCCTGGCGGGACGGGTCTGTTCTGTTTGAGCCCCGCTGGGGCGCCCGTGGAGCAAAAGGACGTCAGGAGTGCATCAGTCGATCAGTGACGAATTTCTACGTGGCCGCGCTCGCGATATGATCCGATCGGGGCGGTTGCCCCGGAGGCTGCCCGAGTCTACTTGGGCAGGCCGAGGAACCGGAGCGGCGTGCAGGCTTTGCGGTGCGCCCGTGGGCCACGATGAGGTTGGATACGAGATCGAACTGCCCGCAGCCGACGGCGGCGAGGCAGTCAATCAACATTTCCACGTGCGGTGTTTCCTGGCACTCGAGTTCGAGCTCCACTGCGGTGCCGCTGCGTCGGCCTCAGGCGATGGGGATCATCGATCCTCGGCCACGCCGGTCACTGGCGGCGGGGGCGACTGAGGATGCACGTGGCGGCGGCCGTGACCCAAGCCGGGAGGCGCGCGCGCCATGGCTGCCGTAAAGCGCCCCGATGCGACGGGCACGCTCGGCGACGTCCTCTACGGTCAGCCGCAGCGTCTCGTGCTGGAAGAGGAATGGGTGACGCTGGTGCAATCGGTCGCCGCCGGCAACCAGCACGCGCTGCGGGAGTTGTATGATCGGGGGCACCGCATCGTGTTCACGCTCGCGCTGCGGATCACCAACAGCCGTGAGACGGCCGAGGAGGTGACTTTGGATGTCTTTCACGACATCTGGCGCCGCGCCTCCGGCTATGACGCCGACAATGGCAGCGTCCTTGGCTGGATCATGAATCAGGCACAGTCGCGGGCCATCGACCGTCTGCGTTTCGAGCAGCGCAAGAAGCGTATCCGGCCCGTCGACGACGGTTCTGCGCCGGGCTTGCCCGTCGGTCCCATCGAGGGAATCGAACTGGGCGAGATGCGAGAACGCGTGCGCACTGCGCTGGCGATCCTGACGCCGCAGGAGCGGCAGGCGATCGAGACGGCGTTCTTCGCTGAGCTCAGCTATTCGGAGGTTGCCGAGCTCCTCGATGCGCCGGTGGGCACCGTCAAGACGCGCATCCGATCCGGCCTCGGAAAGCTGCGCCAGTTCCTGATCCAGACAGTGAAGCAATGAAGGACGCATCGAAAAGACACGCGGAGGAACAGGCCGAACGGCTCAGCCTCTACGCGGTGCAGGCGCTGCCGACCGACGAAGCACGCGCCGTCGAAGCGCACGTGGCGACCTGCGACGACTGCCAGCGCGAGCTCGGAGGGCTGCGCACCGTCGTCGATTCGTTCGTCTCCTGGCCCACCGATGTTCTGCGCCCGTCCGCTTCGCTGTGGGACCGTCTCGAGCAGCGTCTGGGTGCGCCCGATGCTGCGACCGCCTCGCCGGTGCAGCGGTGGACTGCGCCGCAATGGAAGGAAGTGGCGCCGGGCATTTCGTGCAAGCTCTTGTCCACGGATGCCGATCGCCACCGCGTCAGCATGCTGGTGCGGCTGGCGCCGGATACCGAGTATCCGCCGCATCGGCATGCGGACATCGAAGAGCTGCATCTTCTGGACGGCGAGCTGTGGATCAACGACAGGCAACTCTTCCCCGGCGACTTCAGCCGCGCCGAGCCCGGCACTTCCGACCGGCGCGTCTGGAGCCCGACCGGCTGCACCTGCTTCCTGCTGACCTCGACGCAGGACGAGCTGAGCTGACGGCACGCGCCGCATCGTAACGCTCGCGTCGCCCGAGCCGTGCTGGCCGCACGGAGGCACAAGGACATGAGACGGCGCCGTTTCCTCCGATTGCTCGCGGCCGCCGGTGGCGCTCCGCTGCTTGCCGGCCGCGGCCGCGCAGCCACCGGCGCGCCGCTGGCGACGGCGGTGGCGATTCATCGCGACACGCGCAACACGCTGCTTGGCGCCGTCGGTGCGGGATTGCGCCGGCTGCGGACGCCGCCGCCGCCCTTCAAGAGCTACCCCGCTGGACGCGTGGACCTCGAGCGGCCCGTGGCAGCGCAGGGGTTGACGCTTTCCCAGGCAGTCGCGCGGCGCGCGCGAGAGGCATCCATCGGTGCCGGCGAGATCACCGCGGCCGAGCTGTCGCGGCTGCTGTTCTTCACCAATGGCGACACGGGCAGCGCCGACGGCGATCCGCTGCACCTGCGCGCGGCGCCATCGGCCGGCGCGCTGTACGCCGGCGAGCTGTACGTGATCGCCGAGCACGTGGCCGGCCTCGCTCCCGGCGTCTACTACTACGATGTGGCCCGGCACGGCCTGCTGCCGGTGCGATCGGGCTCCGCGCGCGCGGCTGCGCTGACAGGACTGGCAATCGGCGGCGCGGTCGCGCAGGCGGCGGCGCTGGTGATCGTCACCAACGTCTTCGAACGCTACGAGCATCGGTATGCCAACCGCGGCTATCGCTACGCGCTGGTGGACACGGGCCACATCGATGAGAACCTGCGGCTTGCTGCCGCCTCCGCCGGCCTCGCATGCAGGACCGCCGACCGATTCCACGATGACCGTTTCCACGAGCTTCTCGAGATCGACGGGCGCGAGGAAGCGGTCTGCTCGGTGCATGCGCTCGGCCGTGTCGGCGACGCCGCCGCCGCTTCCGAGACGGCCTCTCTCATCGAGAAGCAGGTTGCCGATCGCGGCGGCGTCGCGCAGGGTCTGACGGCGCCGCGGCTGTATCACGAAGCGACCAAACTGGTCCCCGCGCCGGCAGCGGTCGCCATGGCCGGTCCGCCGGCGCGCCCGGCGGCCGAGATTGCTGGAATCGCGCTGCCGCAGGCGGCGCAGGCCGATGCTCTGGTGGAGGACTGCATCCGCAGGCGGCGCTCGCCTTCGGCATTCGAGGAAGCGGACATTTCGCTGCTCCAGCTTGCGACGGCGCTGCGTCTGGCGTTGCCGCAGGCGATCGCGCAGAGCAGCCTTGGCATGGAGCTCCACGTCATCGCGCACCGCGTGCAGGGACTGGCGCCGGGGCTGCACCGTTACGACCCCTTCATGCACACGCTGGCGGCGACCGGCCGCACCGGCGAAGACCTCAGCGCGGCATTACGCGCCGTGTGTCTGGGGCAGGCCCACGCTGCCACCGCCGCGGCGGCGTTGGTCATGGTGGCCGACGTGGCCGGCGTGGCCGCGCGTGCCGGGGAGCGGAGCTACCGCGATCTTCTGCGCGAGGCCGGCGCCATCGGGCAGCGGATCTACCTGGCGGCCGAGGCACAGGGGCTGGCGGCGCGAAACCTCGCCGCCTTCACCGACGACGCATTCAACGAGCTCCTCGGCCTCGAGCCAGCCAGGCGGGCGGCCGTGCACCTTACGATGTTCGGCGCGCGCGCGGCGACCACGTAGCGAACGGCGCACGGGCACGAGGCCGGTTCGTTATACGCCCTTTTGCTTGCGGCGTGGTGCACGCCGCCGCCACGCAGTGCATACTTGGTCGCTGCATGCCGGCACCGCCCCCCCGCAGCGGCCCCATGATCCGCGAGTTCGCTCTGGCGGACTGGTTCACGCTTGCCAATGCCGCGTGCGGGGCCGGCGCCATCTTCTCGATGATGACGTACCTGGAGGTGCGCCAGGTCCTGCACATCTACTTCGCCGGCGGTCTGGTCGCGCTCGCGCTCCTGTTCGATTTCCTCGACGGCCGCATCGCGCGGTGGCGCCGTCGCGCCTCCGTCATGGGGCGCGAGCTGGACTCGCTGGCGGACGTGATCTCCTTTGGCGTCGCACCGGCGATGATCGGCTACGGGTGCGGTATGCAGGGCCTGTACGATCGGCTCGTGCTCGTCTATTTCGTCGTCTGCGGCGTCTCGCGCCTGGCCAGGTACAACGTCACCGCCGAGTCGCTGGCCGGCGGTGGCGACAAGGTGAAGCACTTCGAAGGGACGCCCATTCCCACCTCGATCTTCCTGGTGCTCGTCCTGGTCGCCGCCGCAGCCTCGGGCGCGGTCGGCAGCGAGCTGCCACTGGGCATGGTGGAGATTGCCGGGTTCGAGCTTCACCCGCTGGTCTTGATGTTCGCGGCATCGGGCACGCTGATGATCAGTCGCGTGCGCATCCCCAAGCCCTGACGGCCCGATCCGGCGCGGCAGCTACCGTCGCCATGGCGCAGGCAGCAGGCCCCAGCTAGAGATCCTGCCGCGCAGACGGAACCGACAGAGTGAGACGCGCTCATGCGGGAAGCATCCGCATGGCATGGCATGGCTGGGCCGGCGGCGGACGATATACTTTCGTCGATGCCGTCTCTGCTCCGCTCCAACGGTCGCGGCCACACCACTTCGCACACACGAAGCCGCCCTGGCCTCGCCTGGCGTGGCGTGCTCGCGTTGTGCGTCTGCCTCGGCTGCTGCGCACCGGCTGCGGAGGCATCGGCTGCGCCGACGGAGGCTTCGCCGGCGCAGCATCACCTCGACGCAGCGCTGTTCGATGATCATGCCGCGCTGGATGCGGCAGGTCCCGATCGTCCCATTCCGATGCTGCACGAGCCGAAGCACATCCGGTCTTGCTGCGCCTTCGGCCTGGATCTGGCGGTCGATCTCGGGCTCCTTCGCGTGCCCCTCTACAGGTACCGAACCATCCGCGGCACCGAGGATCTGGGTCCGCACGATTACGCAGCCGGGCTGCTGCAGATCACGCCGAGCCCGGCGCGGCGCCGCGGCGAGAGACCCGCCTATGAGAACAACGGCATGGTCTACACGTGCCGCGGCGGATTCATCGACCTCGGCCATCTGCGCGATCACGCCGACCGCACCGTGTTCTTCGCATCTCGCGTCGAGCCGTGGCTCGAAAGCGGCGGCGTCATCGCGCTGCGCGATTTCGGCGGCAGGCGCCGCGTGGTGCTCGAGCCGGTGCCGGAAGCGAGAATCGCCGAGGTTGGCCGGCGCAGGCTGGCCATCGCGACGGCACAATGGATCGCGATGCAGGTCGCGATCTGGCACGAGATCGGCAGCTGGTACGGCAACAGCAACATCCCGTTCTTCCCGGAGAAGCTGTCGAGCTTCTCGATGGAGGATCTCTATTCCAACCTCGTCGGCACGAAGCTGGCCGCCGGCATCATCCTGACGCAGAGCCCGCGCACCGAGATCGAGTACGACCGCGCGATGACCGAATGGCTGCCGGCGGCCCTGCGGCGGCTCGAGATCGTCTCGAAGGATCACGCGTCGGCGGCGATGCGCGCGGTCGACGGCGTATGGTGGGATTCGAGCAAGCGGCTGCCCGATTGGAAGATCGTCCGGCGGCGGAAGTACGACCTCGGCTCGCCGCTTTCGCCGTGGCTCGTTTCGATGGCGTATGCTCCGGAGCCGGCGCCGTTCGTCGGTTGCACCGGAGAACCGCAGCCGCTCGCGCTCGCAAAACCGGATGCGCTGCAGGGCGTGCCGCTCTCCACGCACGCGCGGCTCGAAGTCGATGTGAACGACAATCTGGCGGCCAACGGGTTCCCGTTCCCCGACGCCGGCAGCCGCCGCATCACGCAGGCGGATTTCCCGTTCATCGTCGAACGGATCCGCGGCGAGCTGTACACGGCGTTCGGCGCCGCCTCCGATCATCCGCGACGGTGAGGTCACTCGCGTCGCGGCGGATGTCGGGTCAGATCCCGAAGCGCCCCTGCGCGCGATAGCGCTCGATGAACTGCGAGTAGTCGCCGGGCTGCTGCTCGGTGCGAAGGCGCGTCTGCGGCAGCGCTACCCATGGCTGCGCGCTGCGCGTCCAGATGTCGCCGACGGGCTCGACCCAGCTGGTGTCGTCGAAGGTTCCCGTGCGAACGCTGAGCATGCCGATCGACGGGATCTGTCCGTTGGCGATGCGGCTGCCGCATTCGCCGCAGAACCAGCCGAAGCGGCGGTTGCCGGCATCCGAAGTCCACTTGGCGGTCCTGGCCTCGCCTTTCACGAAGCGAAACGCGGCTTCCAGGATCGTGGCGGGTGTGGAGAACGCTCCCCCGCCGAGCTTCTGGCAGTTGGTGCAGTGG carries:
- a CDS encoding ribonuclease HII — encoded protein: MAAGADKLPLDQIRRRYVEKKRPLPHDVEAALRADPRAAARAILAAVEKRRHANRAEGQRLRHLFRFEQEVWATGVTRIAGVDEAGMSPLAGPVVAGAVILPVGWRHAGIDDSKKLDAQERDRLALQIKANAVAWGVGVVAPEEIDRLNIYWAGLLAMKRAVEALGITPEHLFIDARKLADVPIPQKSIVHGDALSFSIAAASIIAKTTRDAIMVELDRKHPGYGFARHKGYPVPEHYSALDRLGACPIHRRSFAPVRKALGLDPVQTEMFPLEPPCAERVSDGVSMQPLSDPVLLDGAAVQPPVEHVSGEAAMQASGAPAADA
- a CDS encoding sigma-70 family RNA polymerase sigma factor encodes the protein MAAVKRPDATGTLGDVLYGQPQRLVLEEEWVTLVQSVAAGNQHALRELYDRGHRIVFTLALRITNSRETAEEVTLDVFHDIWRRASGYDADNGSVLGWIMNQAQSRAIDRLRFEQRKKRIRPVDDGSAPGLPVGPIEGIELGEMRERVRTALAILTPQERQAIETAFFAELSYSEVAELLDAPVGTVKTRIRSGLGKLRQFLIQTVKQ
- a CDS encoding cupin domain-containing protein yields the protein MKDASKRHAEEQAERLSLYAVQALPTDEARAVEAHVATCDDCQRELGGLRTVVDSFVSWPTDVLRPSASLWDRLEQRLGAPDAATASPVQRWTAPQWKEVAPGISCKLLSTDADRHRVSMLVRLAPDTEYPPHRHADIEELHLLDGELWINDRQLFPGDFSRAEPGTSDRRVWSPTGCTCFLLTSTQDELS
- a CDS encoding SagB family peptide dehydrogenase, whose protein sequence is MRRRRFLRLLAAAGGAPLLAGRGRAATGAPLATAVAIHRDTRNTLLGAVGAGLRRLRTPPPPFKSYPAGRVDLERPVAAQGLTLSQAVARRAREASIGAGEITAAELSRLLFFTNGDTGSADGDPLHLRAAPSAGALYAGELYVIAEHVAGLAPGVYYYDVARHGLLPVRSGSARAAALTGLAIGGAVAQAAALVIVTNVFERYEHRYANRGYRYALVDTGHIDENLRLAAASAGLACRTADRFHDDRFHELLEIDGREEAVCSVHALGRVGDAAAASETASLIEKQVADRGGVAQGLTAPRLYHEATKLVPAPAAVAMAGPPARPAAEIAGIALPQAAQADALVEDCIRRRRSPSAFEEADISLLQLATALRLALPQAIAQSSLGMELHVIAHRVQGLAPGLHRYDPFMHTLAATGRTGEDLSAALRAVCLGQAHAATAAAALVMVADVAGVAARAGERSYRDLLREAGAIGQRIYLAAEAQGLAARNLAAFTDDAFNELLGLEPARRAAVHLTMFGARAATT
- a CDS encoding CDP-alcohol phosphatidyltransferase family protein, translated to MPAPPPRSGPMIREFALADWFTLANAACGAGAIFSMMTYLEVRQVLHIYFAGGLVALALLFDFLDGRIARWRRRASVMGRELDSLADVISFGVAPAMIGYGCGMQGLYDRLVLVYFVVCGVSRLARYNVTAESLAGGGDKVKHFEGTPIPTSIFLVLVLVAAAASGAVGSELPLGMVEIAGFELHPLVLMFAASGTLMISRVRIPKP
- a CDS encoding DUF4056 domain-containing protein → MLALCVCLGCCAPAAEASAAPTEASPAQHHLDAALFDDHAALDAAGPDRPIPMLHEPKHIRSCCAFGLDLAVDLGLLRVPLYRYRTIRGTEDLGPHDYAAGLLQITPSPARRRGERPAYENNGMVYTCRGGFIDLGHLRDHADRTVFFASRVEPWLESGGVIALRDFGGRRRVVLEPVPEARIAEVGRRRLAIATAQWIAMQVAIWHEIGSWYGNSNIPFFPEKLSSFSMEDLYSNLVGTKLAAGIILTQSPRTEIEYDRAMTEWLPAALRRLEIVSKDHASAAMRAVDGVWWDSSKRLPDWKIVRRRKYDLGSPLSPWLVSMAYAPEPAPFVGCTGEPQPLALAKPDALQGVPLSTHARLEVDVNDNLAANGFPFPDAGSRRITQADFPFIVERIRGELYTAFGAASDHPRR
- a CDS encoding GFA family protein — its product is MVALPIQGGCMCGALRYEITQPPLMIYNCHCTNCQKLGGGAFSTPATILEAAFRFVKGEARTAKWTSDAGNRRFGWFCGECGSRIANGQIPSIGMLSVRTGTFDDTSWVEPVGDIWTRSAQPWVALPQTRLRTEQQPGDYSQFIERYRAQGRFGI